The genomic interval TTTGCCCATTGCTACTCTTCGACCCAAGTCAATGTTGTGATGGAGGAGCAGGTAGAAATAACGAACAGCCCAGAACAGACGGTTGAGTTGGGGACAACGCTTGCGGCTAACTTCGAAGCGGGTGATATTATTTGTCTGAAAGGACCTTTAGGGGCCGGCAAAACTCATTTTGTCAAAGGTTTAGCCGATGGTTTAGGTATAAGTCCCGAAGAAGTACAGTCGCCTACCTACACACTGATCCATGAGCATGAGGGCAAGTTGCCGTTGTATCATTTTGATTGTTATCGCATGGATTCGCCCCGTGAAGCGCTCGAAATCGGGGCTGAAGAATATTTTTATGGATCAGGTATTTGTGTGATTGAATGGCCGGAACGTATTGCTTCACTTATTCCTGCCGAGGCCACGTGGGTTACTATTGAAGAAATTGACAGGAAGACCCGAAAATTTGTCATTGCGCAAAAGGGGTCGTAATCTGTTATATTAGTTTTCTATGCCCACAAAAAAACGACTTTCATATCGACTGGATCGGCTGCCGGTTATTTATCCCTATAACCGAAGAGCAGATAATAATATACAAGTGGGAGACTTGGTTTATTATGGACCCTCCCCCGAATTTTACGGCATCGGAGAAGTGGTTCGTTCTTTTGAGGGATACTGCATTGTTGACTTTCGGCGCACGGGCATGCTCAACATTGAGAAAGACGCCATGGCTGTAAAATATTTAATTCCTATCCATAAGCTTAATCTTGGTCACATTCTTAAAAGTACATAAGGATGTATTTTGGAGTGATGTTATTCTGAGCCAAAGGAGGAGTGAAGTTGAAGGATTAGCCCGAAGAGATTAGGAAGTTTCATGTGGGGTCCGCCCGATCGGTATTACGGATACCATTACTCAAAATCTGAGTCCTTCAAAAAGGATGTCTCTTCCAAAAGTTCTCCATTACGTACCCGTCCGATTAGCCAAAAGATTATGCTTATAGCTAATCCCGGGTAGAACGGTTCTATGCCAAGATAGGTATATTCATAGGCTGCATCGCTGGTGATAGTACCGAGGATAAGCCATAACAGTGATACGCCAATGCTGGCAACCATGGTGGGTAAGACCCATTTTTTTCGCAGCGAAAATAGCTTTAAATATACTCCCAATACAGGTATAAGTAGGCCGGGAATCATCACCGAGCCAATGACATACCACAGGTCGATAACGCTGGGATAAATAATAATGAGCAAGATGCCGATAAGTGCAGCTGCAAGCGTGCTAATTCGGGTTAGTGTATTATTCTTAGTGTTGGGAAATATTTTAACCAGCAAGTCGCGGCCCAGTGTTTGTCCCGATAAGAAAAGATAACTATCCAAGGTGGACATGATGGTAGCTAAAAGAGCGACAAAGAATAGTCCCTTAAAGCCAATCGGCAGTATTTCATTGGCCAGATAGGGATATACCATGATAGGTTCCGCAAGGTCGCCACCTAAAATAGCCCAGCCGTAGATACCGCTAAACATCGTCAGAAAGTCAAATAGCGACCACAACACAATAGAAATGAATATCCCTCTTTTAGCTGTCTTGGGAGACTCAGCAGCGGCGGCCCG from Fodinibius salinus carries:
- the tsaE gene encoding tRNA (adenosine(37)-N6)-threonylcarbamoyltransferase complex ATPase subunit type 1 TsaE; protein product: MEEQVEITNSPEQTVELGTTLAANFEAGDIICLKGPLGAGKTHFVKGLADGLGISPEEVQSPTYTLIHEHEGKLPLYHFDCYRMDSPREALEIGAEEYFYGSGICVIEWPERIASLIPAEATWVTIEEIDRKTRKFVIAQKGS